The Daphnia pulicaria isolate SC F1-1A chromosome 12, SC_F0-13Bv2, whole genome shotgun sequence genome segment CACAACTGAAATGTTAATTCATCTGTaaaagaattatttgaaaattccgATCCGTAAGTGAATTAAAcgcgaatgaattttctcccatttaaAGGCCTCCCGCTTTTTgtaaatctggcaatcaaaatcggTTTTTTGCTGGTCGCGTCTAGAGTTTTCCAGATACAAACTTGAAATTCGTTTTGTGTATTCAGTTAGTGTATTTGCATCTACAATTCAATTTTGGcaaagaaattcttattcataAATGAATTAGAATCGAACGAATTTTCTTCCCTCCCCCTCCCTTAAAATTCCCTCCGTCCCCAAAATTTCGTGTCGAcgttaaacaaaaatgttcgtGTCATAAAAAGCGTCGTGCGTCGCCGATGAAGTTGAACCTCAAAGTGACGcgacaatttcctcctccaacatgaaacccgtgaaatgggtcCGGTGGTTACTGTCGTCAGTCAAAAACGAGGATGTACCAGAATAACCAATCTGCACCCAGACTCGATCACCTGTTATCAAGTTGAGCGTCAACTGGAGGGTCACCACACTATATTGTTCTACGGGGCCTTTACCCTCGTAAACATAACTCCACCCGATTGAattcccgttcaaataaagataagaaataaaataaacagcagATGAATAATAAAGATGCGCAACTcccgtgaaagagaaaaaataaattcccggtcgcggtgccgtgaatttcccGGTGTTCAAATTCATGGcgtttccctcgttcacccgCGCCAAGTCGAAAGTAATTGGATTTCCTTCTGTGGAAATTGAAGAATTTCTCGTGACGTAGAAATGGACAGGcgccgatttgacgtcggcgtatccAATCCATTTCTGTTTGTCTGTAAACAAAACCAATTAggtaaaacaataacaaacacaaacagCAGACAGCGTACCATTTTGATTGGCATTAAAGTTGcagtaaatcatttccatcttctttgatCCTTTTACCAAAAAGAATCCGCTCAGTTTATGTCCTATTCGCTCCATATCCGCACACGAGGTGGGAATTTTTCTAATGTCGACTATTTCACTGGTTCGGGCTGTTGAATcaaattctttaatttatttcataaatttaaaattttatttacaatttaCCATTTAATTTGGTCGCCAAATCTGCAACGGCGGACTTTGTGCTGTTCAATTCCGTTCTCGTTGatgccaaatttgtttttgcagtTTCCACGTCAATTAAAGTTGCTGAATAAATGCAttccatttaaattaaatcaattaaaataataaaactaaattatttttacctaTTAGatcttttttcagattttcttcAGCAACTTTTAATTCTTGACTAAATCGACCCAAATTCACTACacaatcaaagaaaacaaaattaaattaaaacaaattatttttcaaaaaaatttattagacGTGAAATTTACTTTTGAGTTCAGCTGACCATTTCCCGGCCGTGATTTTCGTTTCTGCCAATTCTGTTTCGGTcgctaaatttatttaaaaaaattttgcattCGAATTTTTATCTAATTTTCCAATATAAGAATAAATACCGTTTAATTTTGCAGATAAACCATCGACGGTTATGAGAAAATCTGCTCTCGTTTTCACCAACTCCTGTTTGGTCTCTGCTCATAATAAAAACCgtaaattttgtaaaattttttttaaaatttaaatttcatttccagTAAAATCATAAAATACCATTTAACTTTATCGATAGATTATTGACATAAACCTTCGTTTCCTTTAAGtcgtttttggttttctccaACTCTTGTTTAGTCCCTGCTCAATCACAACATTAAGAAGAATtctgttttcctattttcttaaataatttaaaacacCTTCTAATTCATTAGTTAAATCGCTCTCTACAACACTCAGTTTGGTATTTGTTTTCACCAAGTTGTTCACGGTTGTAGTTAAGAGCTCAGTAGTGGCTGAAatttaattataataattcgattaaaatttaataaatttatttcgaaaaatttatttcaaaaacctTTGAGTTCCTCCTTTAAATGGTTCCATTCGTCAGTGACGTTCAATTCTGTGTGTACCAAAAATTTTATCGGCGCCGACAGTTCGGCGGTCGTGTAACGAACCCGGATGTTACGATCCTGAAACGATTGAGAGTCGCGAAATTTGGCCAAATTGATTCTGCTGAGTTGCATCGGTTTGGGCACGAATTTTTCTCCGTCCCATTGGACGTGAATTCTACTTTcttgtaataatttttcaacgTCTTCTTTCGTAATTTCAACTTGGCTGGAACCATCAGATTCGTTTGCCATTTTCTCTGAAATTGTTGAACTGATTCTGTCCACGTCGGCCCAACTGTTTGAGTCGTAATTGTGTTGGattgtttctttattctcaaaatttttattttcttcatccgAGTAGTTTTTTGCAAATTTCCATTTCTCATTGACATTGACATTGCGATGTTGTTCTTCTCGTCTTTTCTCTTTACTATTCGAAGTTAATTTTCCTAATATTACCGACTGTTTCTCCACTTTTTGAAACATATCCGCCAACATCTTTTGAGTTTCCCTTTCAAGTTTGTTGAGGATTTCGTTCAATGTTTTCGTCGTCTTGTCCGGCCGATAATTGTCCTCATTCCAGAAAACAGAGTCCCACATCTTGtcgctttgatctttgatgGTCGTCCTGGACGTGACCAGCAAatcctttaaaaaagaatagattGTAATTTCAGCGTCCGGAGACCCAACCTCTGAGTCATCAAATGTGTCCATTCGAATTTTGGTGGCCGTTtccgtcaacattttcttctcgtcGTTGGCCGTCAGataaatttcgtttttgtcTCCAAATTTCTGTAAAAGAGTCGAGACCAATTGACCGGAAGTGACGCTGTCGATACTGATGGTCGTCTGTTTGGTTTGCGACGTTTGCGATGACAAACTGTACAGGAgtttgaaatgatttaaatgTTCGGGGTTGGTCCGCATATCATTGGCCAGTTCGTCGCAgattttctgttcaaaacacGACAGAGAAAGTCTCAGGGTTTTGCCTTTGTCATAATTCGTCCACTCTGGAGATAGAAAATATTCCTCCGTGCTGGCTCTTTTGCTGGTGAGAAAGACTTTATCCAAGGGGAGGACTCTCACTTGATTAGATTTAATTTCGTGGCCGACGATCTCGTTCAAATATTTCACAActtctttttgaactttgtcgTTCCACATTTCCACACGGAATCTCATCTCTGGCTGTTTCGTGAATCTGTTGTAAGTGCTAACGGCACTTGAGTGGTCCAATAGCGCAATGGGggagtagaaatattttttctggcTGGCAGTTGATTTGTGATTATTATCGGCGTGTTCATAAATTTCAGTGAGAAAATTGCCGTACTCCATGGAACTGAACGTGTCCGGTGAGATTTTTAGTTtcgcccaagaagaagaagaagccccaAGGTTAAATGATTGGCACTGACAGCAAACGGCCAAAAGAATAGCGAAGATGCATGTGATTGGGCCCATTTCAGTAAAAACGTTTGGGGAACTTAAGTACTTTGCGGGTACtttgtgcaattcttttcttcaatttttctcttttcttcagaattttgaatgaaatgaatgaaaaatgaaatgagctCTACCTTATCTGCAGATGATGAAAACTTGTGTAGCCACAGAAGCAATTGTAACAATATTTGCTAAAAAGTTataatataattttattaacaCGACTGTCGACGTATAAGTTTGAAACTGAATTGGGACTCAGACAGAAATGCGAAGGCAAACTGCCAAACTCATTCGAATTGGGTTTTTCCCAAGGGTTTTTCCAGTTGCGCGAAATTTAGTCCAGTCTCGAGTGTTGAAAGATAAAACAGAAGTGTCATTTGATATTCCCGCCAAGGTTTTATAAACAGAACATGAACATCCTGCGTATGAAACAAGTTCCCGCATACATAAATTGCGGGATcagctatttttaaaatccatcTTTTATCAGATATTTGGAAGACCTAAATAAAAAGACGCATCGCCAAGTTCGTGTACCTGCACCTTTAAATCTCCCCTTGGTTTGCATGGCTTTTCGCTGTTCAATCGACGAATTCAAATAGAATGCGATGCTATAACGAGGAGGTAGATGAAGAACCCCGAAAAAACGAGTTTATTTCGGCCTAAATGAGTGACGAATCGCGTGTTTAATCAGTCATGACTTAGTATGAGTACGATATTATTCCTGAGCTGCTTATTCGGAACTGCTTCTCTTGTATTTCACAACTTTGCCTTTTGCGTTTGCTAAACAACCACAGAATTCACACGACGATcacatttttctaatttgatttgttgtgCAATTTTACGTGCAGCCACGTACgtttcaaaaaaaagttatgtGTCCATTTTTGTATAAATCTTATTAaacttcgtctcttttttccaAAACTGGTGAACAAGActagagcagacgacactaatattctaaaTAGAAGATATCGATtacaattaaaaatcgacccccCCCCGCCAAATTCAAACCTATTAccttatcttatttttattgtattcTTTTCCATGCACCAGTCcaatcttcattttctttggcaatttaaaaaacaaacaaaataagataTTATAAAGTGGTAAAagctgtttatttttaattggacGAGctgagcattttttttttagattgacaAATATTTTGCCAGTTAAGGGCGATTCTTCTTAGtgaatcaattttaatttggtGTAGTCAAGCACattatcaaatgaaatttgaatagTCATCCACCCTAAATCAACACTGATTCACTTCAAATGCATGTCCAAACACATCtaataagaataaataattaaattaaaacgaaaatcaaatttgatagcGCATTTCTAGGAAATGGTTGAAACAACTAAAGCGGAaagtaaattaattaaatgatATGCATAATCAGAGAACTCACTTAAAGGCCCCAACTATAATTTCTAATATTAAAAGGGTCATCAAAATTCGTTTGAAGTGGAACGTTAATCTCAGACGAGATGTCGGGCAATTGATTGATTGTCTATCGTTCTTGATAGTCGAGACAGAATCCCGTGTTGGCTGTATCGGCCAGCGCCCAAATCGTATTGGTCGCCGGACCCGCAAGCACCTGCGTTTCTTGGCCGTCGGTCCGGTATGTCATCCTAAATGGTCTGACGGAAGCTGTGACGATACATTCAATGTAATATGAGCTGAATAGATTGCGTAATTGAGAATATGAGCCATTTTAAAACTTACTGCACACTTGGACACTGTTGGGCAGTCCACCGGCTGCTGGACCACCGTAAGGAGGGGTCAAAGGAGGGACCACTGCGGCTGCCGCTGCAGCAGTAGCCGGTGTATTGATGGGGACTGGATTGAGCGCATTTCCACAGTAACGGTCAGCCTCGACATTGTTGGCGTCTCTTCCACCAGCGATGAGCAGGAAATCGTACAGACAAACGGCAATAGTAactccaaaaattgaaaacgttGTACCCACAGCAGAAAGAGAATTGATGAAGGCAGATACTGTTGCGCTGTTTACATCTCCAAGGTTAATGGGAGCTACCGTGGTTATAGAAAAAGCGTCGCCAGTCGTGAGTCCAGTACAAACTGAAACGCACATTTCGGTTGCTCTCTGTAATAATTAAAACAATGAATGGTTTGTTTATTGATTCCAACAATTATTAGCATACCTGCGAGGAAACCAGTTCCGTCCGGAAGCAAATGTTGTAGTTTTGATTGTTGAGTTGTAAGGCACCTGCGGCGTCTTGCCAATTGAATGACTTGACTCTTCCCGTAGTAGATGTGAAATATTGAAGGCAATCCGTTGGAGCTAtaggaaaaagtaaaataattaatgatctataaatttaatatctgaacttttgaaaagaagagaaatatcAATTACCGAGATATCTAGCGCCACAAGGAAGCATAGCGATTTTGATGTTCCACCCGCGAGTGGTTGTCGTTCCAGCTGCAAAATTGAACATGAGCTGGACATTACTCGGAGTAATGTCGGATGACGGGACGTCAAGGTAcactaaaataattcaatttaattaatAGAAGTCATCATTTGAATTCTATATTCCAAGTGTTGAGCTCACTGTGTTGCCCGGCATTGACACCACAAATAGTTGGCGCCGTAGTAGTTGATCCGCCAACCGTAAAAGTATCCGTGCAAGTTCCAATTGTTGTTCCTGTTGTTGACGGTCCACCAATGGTAAAGGATACGAAATCCAgactaacatttaaaaaaacggaCAACGCTAATAATTTCTACATAACATGTCTGAACTTTATTTTGTTGCTTCAATGCATAGTGCGTAAATATAACGGACTTACCGAATTTGGCAAATGGGTCTTTTTAACTGTTCCGCCAATTTAGTGTCCAACCGGACAGTCAACGTGCAGGTGGAAGGAGCGCTAACGGCTCTTGACGGAGATTGCCAGAACGTATTGTTCAGAGTGACCGTACCGCCACAAGTGCTGATCGAGTCTTTTGTTTAGaaaattcatatttaaatGTAACCTTAGCcctttatttttatgaaataGTTTTGGATACTTACTGATGCAACAGACTTTTCCCAGGATGCAGGAACCACTTGGCCGGCCACCGAATAACGAACAAATGTTTCCCGGTGCACAGATTCCGGCGTCGCCGCTTGGTGACGTACAGGCGTCGAAGGTATCAAGTGGGTTGTCATAGTTGGGGTTGTAAGAAACTGAAATCCTGTTGGCTAAATTAGCAAAGGGCCTCCAAGTGTTTGCGGGGGTGAATCGATTGTTGAAGATGCCCGTGTTGATCAAATTGGCACCTAGACCACCAACAAGACGGCCTTCCGCTTGGTTCTCTTCATCACTATTTTCTGATTTAActaaatctttttaaaatgattaaatgtATGCAATTAAATAcgatacattttttaatgtttacagTAATCGGAAACATATAAAATTACTTACTAGTGACGAAGTACTTGCTGAATGGGTGAACACTAGTTCTGATTACGGGACTTCGACCCTGAAGTGAACTGAAATATTCTAACaggaagaatagaaaa includes the following:
- the LOC124316153 gene encoding uncharacterized protein LOC124316153 isoform X2 → MGPITCIFAILLAVCCQCQSFNLGASSSSWAKLKISPDTFSSMEYGNFLTEIYEHADNNHKSTASQKKYFYSPIALLDHSSAVSTYNRFTKQPEMRFRVEMWNDKVQKEVVKYLNEIVGHEIKSNQVRVLPLDKVFLTSKRASTEEYFLSPEWTNYDKGKTLRLSLSCFEQKICDELANDMRTNPEHLNHFKLLYSLSSQTSQTKQTTISIDSVTSGQLVSTLLQKFGDKNEIYLTANDEKKMLTETATKIRMDTFDDSEVGSPDAEITIYSFLKDLLVTSRTTIKDQSDKMWDSVFWNEDNYRPDKTTKTLNEILNKLERETQKMLADMFQKVEKQSVILGKLTSNSKEKRREEQHRNVNVNEKWKFAKNYSDEENKNFENKETIQHNYDSNSWADVDRISSTISEKMANESDGSSQVEITKEDVEKLLQESRIHVQWDGEKFVPKPMQLSRINLAKFRDSQSFQDRNIRVRYTTAELSAPIKFLVHTELNVTDEWNHLKEELKATTELLTTTVNNLVKTNTKLSVVESDLTNELEGTKQELEKTKNDLKETKVYVNNLSIKLNETKQELVKTRADFLITVDGLSAKLNATETELAETKITAGKWSAELKMNLGRFSQELKVAEENLKKDLIATLIDVETAKTNLASTRTELNSTKSAVADLATKLNVDIRKIPTSCADMERIGHKLSGFFLVKGSKKMEMIYCNFNANQNDKQKWIGYADVKSAPVHFYVTRNSSISTEGNPITFDLARVNEGNAMNLNTGKFTAPRPGIYFFSFTGVAHLYYSSAVYFISYLYLNGNSIGWSYVYEGKGPVEQYSVVTLQLTLNLITGDRVWVQIGYSGTSSFLTDDSNHRTHFTGFMLEEEIVASL
- the LOC124316153 gene encoding uncharacterized protein LOC124316153 isoform X1, whose amino-acid sequence is MGPITCIFAILLAVCCQCQSFNLGASSSSWAKLKISPDTFSSMEYGNFLTEIYEHADNNHKSTASQKKYFYSPIALLDHSSAVSTYNRFTKQPEMRFRVEMWNDKVQKEVVKYLNEIVGHEIKSNQVRVLPLDKVFLTSKRASTEEYFLSPEWTNYDKGKTLRLSLSCFEQKICDELANDMRTNPEHLNHFKLLYSLSSQTSQTKQTTISIDSVTSGQLVSTLLQKFGDKNEIYLTANDEKKMLTETATKIRMDTFDDSEVGSPDAEITIYSFLKDLLVTSRTTIKDQSDKMWDSVFWNEDNYRPDKTTKTLNEILNKLERETQKMLADMFQKVEKQSVILGKLTSNSKEKRREEQHRNVNVNEKWKFAKNYSDEENKNFENKETIQHNYDSNSWADVDRISSTISEKMANESDGSSQVEITKEDVEKLLQESRIHVQWDGEKFVPKPMQLSRINLAKFRDSQSFQDRNIRVRYTTAELSAPIKFLVHTELNVTDEWNHLKEELKATTELLTTTVNNLVKTNTKLSVVESDLTNELEGTKQELEKTKNDLKETKVYVNNLSIKLNETKQELVKTRADFLITVDGLSAKLNATETELAETKITAGKWSAELKMNLGRFSQELKVAEENLKKDLIATLIDVETAKTNLASTRTELNSTKSAVADLATKLNARTSEIVDIRKIPTSCADMERIGHKLSGFFLVKGSKKMEMIYCNFNANQNDKQKWIGYADVKSAPVHFYVTRNSSISTEGNPITFDLARVNEGNAMNLNTGKFTAPRPGIYFFSFTGVAHLYYSSAVYFISYLYLNGNSIGWSYVYEGKGPVEQYSVVTLQLTLNLITGDRVWVQIGYSGTSSFLTDDSNHRTHFTGFMLEEEIVASL